The Accipiter gentilis chromosome 29, bAccGen1.1, whole genome shotgun sequence genome segment GACAAAGTAATGAACGGGAGGGTGCCCCTGCCCGAAAAAGCCTTGTCCGAGGGCTACGCCCGGCTGCGGTACAGGGACACCTCTCTGCTcatctggcagcagcagcagcagaaactggAGTCGGCCCCCCCCAACACTTACCTGAGCCGGAGTCGGAGTATGTGGTACTCGCAGTACGGCAATGAAGCCATCCTGGTGCGGGACAAAAACAAGCTGGATGTCCCCAGGGACACGGGGCAATCTAAGTTTTGTGCTATTATGTAATTTCGGTGGCTTTGCATCAGAAATCCGCATGTGGAGACAAACCAGACTTGTATCAAGCTGGGGGAGATGGGTTTGCACTATCCTCACGACAGACCTGCAGCTAAAGCAGTGTGTACGGGATAGGCCAGAACGGCTGTCTGaagtttatgtttgttttttgctGTTGGTAGCATCAGATTTTGCATGTCATTGAGTGTGTATAACAAAAACAGTCTCACTCGGGAACTCACGAGCCCGTGTTTGCTGCCTAGCATCTTGGCAGGGTCCGTGCTGGACCATGTGTTGCTTCTAAGTGGCTCGTGTACCGTGAGAAACACCCGCTGTCATTTAGGAACCATCCCCAGCAGGCACTTTTACTTGCTAGTCCTTACCCATTGCCAAAGCTCTGCGAATGCTGGTGGGAGAGAGGCAAGCACAGATCCGTTTCCGTTGAGGCTAAGATTTTCAGGAAGGTCATCTGCAAAACTACCCAGCCATTACTGGTTCTGCTTGCCCCGTCTCCCTTTAATTACTGCCCTGGAAGTGGTCTCTTACAACCAGGTAATGAAGTGATttattggggggggcggggaagagggaaagaatgTATGGAGAATTTCATCTGAGCCTTCAAAACACCTGGCAGGAAAGGTGCGCTGCAGTTTCATCCTGCGCAAAGCAAAGGGCCCTCTCTGATGCCACGGTTTGGTATTATGGAAATAACAGACAGGACTTCTGAAGTCGGTGGAGCTGACCCCCTTCACGCAGGTAGATTCCCAGCCCACGCTTCAGGGACTGATCACCAAATGAACCACCTGAAGGGGAGGGACAAGCCCAGGAAAGCAACAGGGAGAAAGCTCCTGTAAATACATCTCCTGCTAAGGGACATAGGGAAACTCCTACACAGTACATACCCGCCCCCAGAGTTCGGTTACAGAAGAAAACAGTCTACTGAAGTTTGCTTTGCGTTTAAGTTTTAATGCATGCAGTAGCTTCGAAGGGTTTATCTTCTAATTTGGGTTGGATAGTAGAGTTGGTGCATGTGTTTTAAAAGTTGCATCTGGGAGGATTTGTTTCAACTAACTGAAGGATTTTAGGAGGGGAAAATACTACAGTTGCACTTCTTGGAACAGAGACTGCTTTCAGGTTGTTTCCGTTACAGCTGAATCCCTAACTTGCTCAAGGCGAGATCAAGCTGAGAAACTCCACCTGGCAAGCAcctaaatctttattaaaaacaaagcagtacCACTTCCAGGAGTGCTAATTATGTGCCCAGGGTTCAGCATTGAAGTATAACATCGGGCTTAAGTCACAGACTCCCTTTATGTCCTGCCTCGGacgtcctcctgcagccctgtgTGCCTAATCCAGCAGCGCTTAGGTATAGGCTTAACTTCAAGTAAATCAGTATTTGATGTTGACTTCAGTATGGATTATTTACCTGCCTAAAATTAGGCACAGTCATTACTGATATTTATCTAAAACCTCTTGTTCATTTAtcaagcactttatttttttaatacagtgaagaACAGTTTTCTCCACCTCTCCCGTGTGGGTTAAATGctacaacacacacacacttgagTTTGCTTAACTCCATGTGCTGAGCAGAACATACCTGTTTTAACGTGAGGTCATAGAGGTTTGATGTACTCAGCCCTGATCCATAGCACATGTACACACTGCAAACCATAGgcagctcattttttttaaagtactatttATGCACGTGTTGATGTTTGGTACCTTACGTGTGTGCTCATAAAACTAAACCTGCTGATGGACCTCAGTGCTTCGCAGACCTGTGCATTGCTCTGCATGCTCACATAGTCCTCTTGATCTTACCAGGACTAACTCTggctgagaaatattttggtgaataaatgtttttcaactGGGGAAAAAGCATTCAACGAGATTCACGGAACTAGTGAGACTCAGAAAGCTGACGGCAGCAGTGGCAGTGCTCTTGTATGGAGCGTGCCGTTTAAGGTAGAGCATTGCCTGGGATGCGTGACCCACCCAGGGCTCCGGTTCTTGGCCTAGTGAACCGGTGATTAATTTTACAAATGGGCAGGAAGCTGGTCTGAGACCTCCCCTGGAAACTGCAGGTGGAAGCAACCTGGAGAGGCAGGAGATGTGGGTTCAGGGCCTTTCCAGCAGCCCAGGGGAGCATGCGAACTCTGGGAGTTTAAGGAACAGCACATCCCCAAAACCAGCTgttcattttctttacttttcttatagaaaaaaaaacccacactttttttttttatttcagtaagaaagTTGATTATTTTGGGTATAATCAGTCTCTTTATGTGGCTGGTAAACCAAAATTCAGTTATTTGAAAAGTGTTAATTGGActatagaagaagaaaaacatgcatAAATTCTTCCAGGATTGAGGCTGGGCATGACAGTACAGGAAGAGTGCGACTCGTTCTTCCATCTCTCTGTGAATGTGACTGTATTATTTTCCGTGTCTGTGTGTCCTTATTAGTCACAGCAGGTTTGTGGAGTGGCTGCTATGAGCGAGCATTTCTGTAAGCCAGTTGTGTAGTGTTGATGCACTTGTTTAAAATGCTGTTGTAGCCTCTTTGATAAAGTGCATTAAAATGATTTGAATGCATCATCATGagcagctgtttttcttctgcatgttaATCACTTTGGCACATGTGAGGATTACAGCTATTATCACTCCCAATCCCCACCCAGGCAGAAGAGGGAAAGCTCAGCAGACAGGCAGTTCCTCCCAGTGGGGAACAACCTTAGTTACTGGTGGGGCTGGGGTAACCTCCCTCCCCAAAGTCACACCGCTTTACCTGTGAAGACTGGC includes the following:
- the BRD3OS gene encoding putative uncharacterized protein BRD3OS, which gives rise to MTDKVMNGRVPLPEKALSEGYARLRYRDTSLLIWQQQQQKLESAPPNTYLSRSRSMWYSQYGNEAILVRDKNKLDVPRDTGQSKFCAIM